In Anaerolineales bacterium, the sequence GTCTCAGGCCAACGGCTCTGCTCTGGCGAGAGAACGACGGCCACGACCGGAGCGTTGTGCAGCTCGCGAACGGGGCGAACGGGCACGGGATCGAGGGTGGCCCCATCCACCAACCGGTGCTCCCCCAGGATCTGCGGGGGAAAGATCCCCGGAAGGGCCATGGTCGCCATCACCCCAGCAACCAGAGGGCCAGTGCGGATCACCACCTCTCGGCATGCCGCAAGGTCGACCGCGGTTACAGCCAGAGGAATTGGCAGCTCCTCAAAGGTGAGCTCGCCGAACAGCCCGACCAACCAGGCCTGGACCTTCTCCAGCCCGAACAAAGCCGGTCCCGTCGGGCGTAGCTGAAGCAGCCCCCGGATTTCCAGCTCCGCCGCTTTCTGCTGGATGGTGTCCGGCGACATGCCGCAGGCATAGGCCGCGGCGATGATCCCGCCCATGCTGGTCCCGGCGATGGCGCGAACCCGCACGCCTTCGCGCTCGAAAGCCCGCAGGACTCCAATATGGGCCAGGCCGCGTGCACCCCCGCCACCCAGCGCCAATGCGATGTCCACCGCCCAGCCTCCTCGGTCAGCCCTGGGGCGGCCGCCAGTCGGGCCAGCGCCAGCCAATGATCTCCAGGGCGTCGTGGATTGGGTCTTCGTCGAATGGCAGGGAGAACGCCTCGTCCACGCGGGCCGTCAGCCGGGCGGCCGCCTGGCGCACCTGGACGGGCAATGCGGCGTCGCGTGCCGCCCGCCGCAGCGCTTCATATGCATTCCCCTGCGTGCCCTGTGCGGACCGCACCTGGCTGCTCGGCACGCCGTCCAGCGCCCAGCCGGCTGCCCGCCGGGCGCACACCCGCGCTCGCCCACGATTCCCCGCCTGCCGCGCCCGGT encodes:
- a CDS encoding patatin-like phospholipase family protein, with the translated sequence MDIALALGGGGARGLAHIGVLRAFEREGVRVRAIAGTSMGGIIAAAYACGMSPDTIQQKAAELEIRGLLQLRPTGPALFGLEKVQAWLVGLFGELTFEELPIPLAVTAVDLAACREVVIRTGPLVAGVMATMALPGIFPPQILGEHRLVDGATLDPVPVRPVRELHNAPVVAVVLSPEQSRWPETRSPSPFGDLPVVSFVARLGPLRALEIFQQAMEITLRMHTELHLTVDKPEVIIRPEVWDVGLFDSPSLETMSALGEAAANEAMPAIRSQFAPHRRLWRWIGQRTRRWTD